Proteins from one Rosa chinensis cultivar Old Blush chromosome 7, RchiOBHm-V2, whole genome shotgun sequence genomic window:
- the LOC112178607 gene encoding zinc finger CCCH domain-containing protein 56 isoform X2 has translation MWSGDQAVWATEDEYQVWNNGDALGDSMSNSNYDQRQSQSRSGSEPPNKKSRNTQDVTSSNRSKAIGKMFFKTKLCCKFRAGTCPYVTNCNFAHSIEELRRPPPNWQEIVAAHEEEKAVSSEPREEFQIPIVTTGYGVETQRSYKGRHCKKFYTEEGCPYGDNCTFLHDESSKNRESVAISLGPGGYGGAAAAAAAGGANNKPSNWKTRICNKWELTGYCPFGSKCHFAHGVAELHRYGGGLVDGEIRDSSVPLDNKQGGMPLKTPADNVVVSVPIVPHSDLYHGVPSQRSSIVSQRPGQRAHQKWKGPDKISRIYGDWIDDIE, from the exons ATGTGGTCTGGTGACCAAGCAGTTTGGGCTACTGAGGATGAGTATCAAGTTTGGAATAATGGTGATGCATTGGGGGATTCCATGTCCAACTCGAATTATGATCAGAGGCAATCCCAAAGTCGCTCCGGAAGCGAAcctcccaacaagaaatctagGAACACCCAAGATGTGACTTCTTCTAACCGGTCAAAAGCCATTGGGAAGATGTTTTTCAAGACCAAGCTTTGTTGCAAGTTTCGAGCTGGGACGTGCCCGTATGTCACTAATTGCAACTTTGCGCATAGCATTGAAGAGCTTCGGCGGCCGCCTCCTAATTGGCAAGAGATTGTGGCTGCTCATGAGGAAGAAAAGGCAGTGTCTTCGGAGCCCAGGGAAGAGTTTCAGATTCCGATTGTGACCACAGGTTATGGTGTGGAGACTCAGAGGTCATATAAAGGGAGGCATTGCAAGAAGTTCTATACTGAGGAAGGTTGCCCTTATGGAGATAATTGCACTTTTCTTCATGATGAGAGTTCGAAGAATCGGGAGAGTGTGGCAATAAGTTTAGGTCCCGGAGGGTATGGTGGTGCtgcagctgctgctgctgcggGTGGAGCAAATAACAAGCCATCAAATTGGAAAACAAGGATTTGCAATAAGTGGGAATTGACAGGATATTGCCCATTTGGAAGCAAATGCCATTTTGCTCATGGTGTTGCAG AATTACACCGATATGGAGGTGGGCTTGTGGATGGAGAAATTAGAGATTCTTCAGTCCCTCTTGACAATAAGCAGGGAGGAATGCCTTTGAAAACTCCAGCTGATAATGTGGTAGTATCAGTCCCTATAGTTCCTCATTCTGATTTATATCATGGAGTTCCATCACAAAGATCATCGATAGTAAGTCAGAGGCCAGGGCAGAGAGCCCATCAGAAATGGAAGGGGCCAGACAAAATCAGTAGGATATATGGTGACTGGATAGATGATATCGAATAA
- the LOC112178607 gene encoding zinc finger CCCH domain-containing protein 56 isoform X1, with the protein MSYARETNVVQVITGNGGGADMWSGDQAVWATEDEYQVWNNGDALGDSMSNSNYDQRQSQSRSGSEPPNKKSRNTQDVTSSNRSKAIGKMFFKTKLCCKFRAGTCPYVTNCNFAHSIEELRRPPPNWQEIVAAHEEEKAVSSEPREEFQIPIVTTGYGVETQRSYKGRHCKKFYTEEGCPYGDNCTFLHDESSKNRESVAISLGPGGYGGAAAAAAAGGANNKPSNWKTRICNKWELTGYCPFGSKCHFAHGVAELHRYGGGLVDGEIRDSSVPLDNKQGGMPLKTPADNVVVSVPIVPHSDLYHGVPSQRSSIVSQRPGQRAHQKWKGPDKISRIYGDWIDDIE; encoded by the exons ATGAGTTATGCTAGAGAAACAAATGTAGTTCAAGTAATCACTGGGAATGGTGGTGGAGCCGATATGTGGTCTGGTGACCAAGCAGTTTGGGCTACTGAGGATGAGTATCAAGTTTGGAATAATGGTGATGCATTGGGGGATTCCATGTCCAACTCGAATTATGATCAGAGGCAATCCCAAAGTCGCTCCGGAAGCGAAcctcccaacaagaaatctagGAACACCCAAGATGTGACTTCTTCTAACCGGTCAAAAGCCATTGGGAAGATGTTTTTCAAGACCAAGCTTTGTTGCAAGTTTCGAGCTGGGACGTGCCCGTATGTCACTAATTGCAACTTTGCGCATAGCATTGAAGAGCTTCGGCGGCCGCCTCCTAATTGGCAAGAGATTGTGGCTGCTCATGAGGAAGAAAAGGCAGTGTCTTCGGAGCCCAGGGAAGAGTTTCAGATTCCGATTGTGACCACAGGTTATGGTGTGGAGACTCAGAGGTCATATAAAGGGAGGCATTGCAAGAAGTTCTATACTGAGGAAGGTTGCCCTTATGGAGATAATTGCACTTTTCTTCATGATGAGAGTTCGAAGAATCGGGAGAGTGTGGCAATAAGTTTAGGTCCCGGAGGGTATGGTGGTGCtgcagctgctgctgctgcggGTGGAGCAAATAACAAGCCATCAAATTGGAAAACAAGGATTTGCAATAAGTGGGAATTGACAGGATATTGCCCATTTGGAAGCAAATGCCATTTTGCTCATGGTGTTGCAG AATTACACCGATATGGAGGTGGGCTTGTGGATGGAGAAATTAGAGATTCTTCAGTCCCTCTTGACAATAAGCAGGGAGGAATGCCTTTGAAAACTCCAGCTGATAATGTGGTAGTATCAGTCCCTATAGTTCCTCATTCTGATTTATATCATGGAGTTCCATCACAAAGATCATCGATAGTAAGTCAGAGGCCAGGGCAGAGAGCCCATCAGAAATGGAAGGGGCCAGACAAAATCAGTAGGATATATGGTGACTGGATAGATGATATCGAATAA
- the LOC112178876 gene encoding cinnamoyl-CoA reductase-like SNL6, with product MAPAASNPFDDHHGTTSSTTVCVMDASGHLGSTLVQRLVQTGYTVHAALQSHGESKLGSVSCENNKRLKIFHLDPFDYQSIVDALKGCSGLFYTFEPPQDQPDYDEYMAEVEVRAAHNVLEACARTETIDKVVFTSSVTAVVWSSNNKSTVAAPPELDERHWTDVNFCRKFKLWHALSKTLAEKTAWALAMDRSLNMVSMNAGLMINPDLSISNPYLKGAAEMYEDGLLVTVDINFLVDAHICVFEDITAYGRYVCFNKFITQTGDAVDLARKLTPSAPASLPQSKDQDMRIIQERISNKKLNKLMVGFKSKSQMC from the exons ATGGCTCCCGCAGCTTCGAATCCTTTCGACGATCACCACGGCACCACGAGCTCGACCACAGTCTGCGTAATGGATGCGTCAGGCCACCTCGGCTCGACCCTCGTCCAGCGCCTGGTTCAGACGGGATACACAGTCCACGCCGCGCTTCAGAGCCATG GGGAATCCAAGTTGGGTTCGGTTTCTTGTGAGAATAACAAGAGGCTGAAGATTTTCCATTTAGACCCATTTGATTACCAGAGCATAGTTGATGCTTTGAAGGGCTGTTCTGGCTTGTTCTACACTTTTGAACCTCCACAAGATCAGCCCGACTATGAT GAATATATGGCAGAAGTAGAGGTGAGAGCTGCACACAACGTTCTAGAAGCATGTGCCCGAACGGAAACCATAGACAAGGTTGTGTTCACATCATCAGTCACCGCCGTCGTTTGGAGCAGTAACAATAAATCGACGGTCGCTGCTCCGCCGGAGTTGGACGAACGGCACTGGACTGACGTCAACTTCTGTCGCAAGTTCAAG CTGTGGCATGCCCTatcaaaaaccctagcagagaagACAGCGTGGGCGTTGGCAATGGATAGGAGCTTGAATATGGTGTCTATGAATGCAGGGTTGATGATAAATCCCGACTTGTCCATCAGCAACCCGTACTTAAAGGGAGCGGCGGAGATGTATGAAGACGGCTTGCTCGTGACCGTCGATATAAATTTCTTAGTGGATGCCCATATTTGCGTCTTCGAAGACATCACAGCCTACGGTCGATACGTATGTTTCAATAAATTCATCACTCAGACGGGTGACGCTGTTGACCTTGCCCGGAAGTTGACCCCTTCTGCCCCGGCCTCGTTGCCCCAAAGCAAGGACCAGGATATGAGAATCATCCAAGAGAGAATAAGCAACAAGAAGTTGAATAAGTTGATGGTGGGTTTCAAGAGTAAATCTCAAATGTGTTGA